From Triticum aestivum cultivar Chinese Spring chromosome 7B, IWGSC CS RefSeq v2.1, whole genome shotgun sequence:
GATTAGCACGCTGCATCTTCCTCGTCTTGGGTCTCTTGGCTGATCCTCAACTATAAATCTATCCACCCTTATTGCTTTCAACTCACCAAAACAAAGCAACTCTCCTTTGCTGCTTTATCCCTTTGTTGGAAATGGCTCGCAAGAAGGTGACCCTCCGGTACATCCTCGATAAAAAGTCTAGATGTAGTACTTCAAAGAAGCGGCGTGAGGGCCTACGAAAGAAGGCGGAGGAGTTGGCCATCATGTGCAACGCCAAGGCATGTGTGCTAGTATATGGCGAGGGTGAGGCGGTACCGCAGGTGTTCCCGTCCCCCGCTGAGGCGGTGCCTATCCTGAACCGGTATAAGAATATGCcggaggggaacttcaagaagacggTGAATCATGAAGGCTTTCTCAACCAACATTTTGACAAGCTCCAGGCCAAGGGCCACAAGCTCCAGGGCGTCTGTGAAGACAACGAGACCAGAATCCTCCTGCACAAGGCCATGCTTAGAAGCAACCTCTCGAGCCTTGATGGCCTCAACATCGAGGATCTCACCAATGTTGGCCGAAAGCTAGAGGTGATCCTCCAGAGCATGGGGGAAAGAATCACAAAAATTAGCGGCCAACCACCTCTCTTCCAGCCCCAGGAGCCATACATCACCAACACCATGGACATGGGGTCTCCAGCAATGTATCACACGCCACCGCCAGCTCCATACGTCACCGACTACATGCACATGAAGTCTCCGTCGACTTATCAGGCACCACCACCAGCTCCATACATCACTCACAACATGGACATGGGGTCTTCGATGATGTATCCGGCAGCATCACCAGTTCCCTATGGCACTAGTGGCATGGATATGGGGCCTCCCATGATGTTTAAGGCTCCGCCGCAACAACAAGAGGATTCACTTCACATGATGAGGTATGGAGGAGACCTCAACGCCCTGGTCTATAGTGGCCACAATTCTAGTGGCCATAATGACACCAACACAAGCATTGTCTTCCATAGTGGTGATATTCACCCGAAGAGGTCGTTTGAGGTGGGGTTCGGTTGGCAGTTCGGTGGCGCTGATCCTGAAGCTTCTTCTTCAAGTCCTTTCCCCCCAATGTAAGCAAGGAGAAGATACATGTAATCCCATTAATAATAAGTGACATGTAATCTTGGTTGTGCTCTTTGAGCCCAAGCATATTTCATTTAGTCATTGCAATTGTTATTATGGATCTCTTCAATGGTCTGTTTGTTTGATCTCCGTGATTTAGCTGGTCCCAACTTCTATGTTGCACCTACTCTTTGTGTAAACATGCATGCTTTTTCAGGCATACCTttttttatgatagtttttgttGACCCTTGACGTCGCATCAAGTGATACAACCATGAAGAGTTCACTCCTGGTTTCTGCATAGCTAGATGCGCACAACATATAAAAATCTACCATAGTTCTAGGAAAGTGAAAACACATGACATTGTTTGACACAAAAATAAGAATAACTTCAAGAAATGGAGGACCAATCCGATGACTACACCTTCACCCATGTTACGTAAAGAACTCCTTAAAAATCACATCTTCTATTGTGACATGCCTAAGCGGAGCTATATCAAAAACACCTAGGTATTGGACGCTAAGTGGGGGCATTTCCCAACCACGAGTCCTCCCAATACCTAACATGTGAGCAATCCTCGACAGTGATAGTTTCGGACTAGAGAATAAGTCATCTTCGCTTCATAGAAACAACCAAAAAGTGGGAGTCCTCAGGTTTCCTCTAGACCTAGGATAGAATCTTAGAGCCTATCTATATAGTACTAAATATATCATGGCATACCTCATCCTTGGTAAGAAGCTTGAATAACTATTTATGGATAATACATATTTGGGAATTTCTCTCCATGCCAATCTCGAAGGCCTAATACCTTTGAAAATGAAATTAATGAGCTCCTTCGAAATGTTCCAATATATTATAACAAATATTCCTATTTACTAAATGGCACTTTAGCACATTACCGAAGCAATCCGTGAGGCATTCGGAGACCACTGGAAAGGCGTATCCGACAAGAAATGCTAAAGGGGCAATGGAAAATGAGGTTCTCAATGGTCTCTTCAACAACATTACATGGGATGTAAGCATAGTTGTTAGTGACATTAAATATTCTCCGCTTTTGCATATTTAGCGTATTAAGCCTATCATAAAGAAGCAACCATAGAATACTTTTAACTCCATTTTGGCACTTCAAAGAAATACATCACGTAAATAATCATATTAGAAAGCACAGAGTTGGGAAGGAGATGTCCTCCACCATAGGGAAAATGCACCCCTTTCGAACTATTGAGACACTTTATATTCTTTCCTCTATGTGTTTCCACTCCTACTGGTCTCTCACAGGTAGAAACATTTCTATTATATGCAACAAATTCTTATTTCTACTTGACCTTTAAAATTCTACATTTGGCACTTTCTCTTCTTATGGTATATAAGTAAATGGATGTGCAAAAGAGGCTAGAAGAGAGGTAGAATTGCTTCAATGTTCAAGGACTAGCACGATGATAATAGGATGGCAAATGGAGTGAGACGATACCCACGATAATGGGATAAGGTGAATGAGTACAAGTGCCATACAAGATATGAGTCATTGCTAGAGCTATAGATAATAAGGAGACAAGGTGTATACACTTTGAGTTTACCAAGTGGTTCTATGTTTTCAGTTTGCCTAAATGATAAGAAGATATGTGTTTTTAGGTGGCATCCAATTCTAAACATGTAATCCCTCCATGTTTTACAAACTGCAAACGGGCATGCCTAAAGCATGGAGAAGGTAAGTGTGGTGGTTCACATGTTTTTGGGGGTGTCATGACAATAATGAGAGTGGATAAATGAAGTTATAGTGTCATTCAGAATGATTTCAAAATTCAAGTTAAGTGAAAATTTAAGGACATACATCAAGGCTAGATTTATGTGacagaaacagaagaaaagtaTGATTGTTTTAATGTTGTTTCATTGCTAGAGGCAAGGGAATAGAAAAAAAATCAAgcataggaattgcaccccataaGTGTCGTTCAGTTTATAGAATGATGCATCGGTAATATGGTACATGTTACTTATAACTGGCCTTTATTTAATGTTTAACATGCTACATTCCATGCCTGAGTATTGAAACGGCAAGAACATGATGAGGGGAGCGGGGGCACGTTTCATATGTTAACTAGTGTTACAATATTGAGAGGAACTACTGTGCGAAGATCTAGGTAACTAATAAATAAATGATAGGCAATAACATGTTAGCGGTAAGGGGACAAGTCAATACATCTAGTCAATCTGACCTACAGTCGGATGGACGAAAAATCGGATGGCAAATGAAAGTATGTACTTCTTTTGTAAAATATGACGATGGATCAAACCAAGAATATCCCTTCCCTTTATTAGTATGTATAGATAGTATTGATCTTGTAAATTGATAGTTATCCTTCGATGATAGGTATTTATCTTGTGAAATGCTAGTTGTGCTTGGATGATAGTGGTACTCATCTTGTAATTTGCTACTGGTAttattggttgtgtgcatcctagctatgcaaaTACTGGGTGTGCGCTCATTGTACTTGTATccccttgatgcttcattttgagccaataaaatccaCCTTTGTCAAGAAAAGCTAGTGGTATTGATCTTGGAAATTCATAATTAATAGGTATTGATCTTGTAAAATACTAGGTGTGCTTGGATGATATGTTTATCATGTAAATTGCTAGTAGTATTGATCTTGTAAATTGTAGTTGTGCTTGGATGATAGGTATTGATCTCGTGAAATGCTAGTTGTGCTTTGGATTGCTAGTGCTTATGGCTATAGTTGATCTTGCAGATTGTCCAAAGTTCACCACGTCCAAATTTAGTTCTTGGATGATAGTGTATTTATCTTGTAAATTGCTAGTTGTGTTTGATGCTTATATTGCACTTGTAAATATCCCAAGGTTAAATATTCTCTAACAGGATATGGCATGGAAGGTATGTATGTATAGGTGCACAAGAAGCCTTTCGAGTGGACCATTGTTCATTATCTATCTGGTAGAGGGGTTCTTAAGTTCGATGGTAACAAACTGTTCTTTTTCATACACTTGTAACCATTTGTGTTTTTCTTTTAGTACTTTTACCATTTATCTAATGCGTTTTTCTTTTGCTTTTGTTGCACATATTGTCACATGCAACATAAGGATGCAATTTAATGAATTAATAGGAGGGAGTGTGCTCTTTGAGGGTGTTGGGGGGCACATACAACATTGAACTGGAGAAAGGATCAAAAAGGATCCGCAAGGGAGGTGAAGGATGGGACTTGTTCATTACTGACAATGGTCTAATAGGGGGAGAGGGGAGAAATGATATGTTTTTCCATGAGAGGACCAATGCCCAAGATGAATATTCTCTATGCCGACAATGGCGAGGCTGGCGCATTTGATTCTACCGTCTTCACCCAAACGATCAGGCTCAACAACGGTGAGGCTAGACACCTCCTCGACATCCTACCACCAAGCAATATGTACATCGGAGTGCCATTTGTGACCCATTTGAGAAAGACAAATCTTATCaacaaactgatacgtctccaacgtatctataattttttattgttccatgctattatattaccccttttggatgtttatgggctttattttacacatttatatcatttttgggactaacctactaaccggaggcccagcccatattgctgtttttttttttgcctattttagtatttcgaagaaaaggaatatcagacggagtccaaacggaatgaaatcttcgggagcatgatttttggaacgaacgtgatccagcggacttggagtgcaagtcaagaagcagccgaggcggccacgagagggtagggcgcgcccacccctacagggcgcgcccccctatctcgtgggcccctcaggcggccacctacgtacttcttcctcctatataagcctacgtaccccgaaaacatccagggagccaacgaaacaaaatttccaccgccgtaaccttctgtatctgcgagatcccatcttggagccttcgccagtgctctcctggagggggaatcgaccatggagggcttctacatcaacaccatagcccctccgatgagttgtgagtagtttaccacagaccttcgggtccatagttattagctagatggcttcttctctctttttggatctcaatacaatgttctccccctctcttgtggagatctattcgatgtaaactctttttgcggtgtgtttgtcgagatccgatgaattgtgggtttatgatcaagtttatctatgagaaatatttgaatctcctctgaattcttttatgtatgactgagttatctttgcaagtctcttcgaattatcagtttggtttggcctactagattgatctttcttgccatgggagaagtgcttagctttgggttcaatcttgcggtgtcctttcccagtgacagcaggggcagcaaggcacgtattgtattgttgccatcgaggataaaaagatggggtttatatcatattacttgagtttatccctctacatcatgtcatcttgcttaatgcgttactctgttctttatgaacttaatactctagatgcaggcaggagtcggtcgatgtgtggagtaatagtagtagatgcaggaaggagtcggtctacttgttgcggacgtgatgcctatatacatggtcatgcctagataatctcataattattcgcatttctatcaattgctcgacggtaatttgttcacccaccgtaatacttatgctatcttgagagaaggctctagtgaaacctatggcccccgggtctatcttttatcatatttgcttccaatctactgatatttgcatctttactttttgcatctgtattataaaataccaaaaaaatatttatcttatcatattatctctatcagatctcactttcgcaagtggccgtgaagggattgacaacccctttattgcgttggttgcgagttctttgtttgtttgtgtaggtgcgtgggacttttgaggagcctcctactggattgataccttggttctcaaaaactaagggaaatacttacgctactattgttgcatcaacctttcctctttaaggaaaaccaacgcaagctcaagacgtagcacaaacACATGATAATGTGTTTTGTAAAGTTATTTACCATTTTATATTTTTTATGTCCATCACACATGGCGGTTTGACATGAGTGCTCTTTTATTTTTTCATCGACGACGCCATCATAAAAATTATCTAATAAGATAGCTTCCAGCACTATCATCCCGAGTGATGAAGATCTTGTTGGAGTATGACTCGAAGTAGTGGGCGTCAACACCATTGCGTACAAGACGCACAGGGACGACTACATTGTCGTCAGCAAGGAGGTGTGGGAGGAAGTCATTGTGTGAAGAAAATCTACAAGTCCTACGTGGAATAACTTGAAGATGATGATTGTCATTGACATCAATAAGCTCCAATGATGTGAGGTCAATAATGCGGTATCGGATGTTTGCTAAAATACATTGTTGTTTATTGATGATGAACCATTGAGGTTGGTGGTAATGAAGATGAATTCCTCCCCTGATAGAGTACCAGATCAGGACTGAAAACAAAGATCGCCCCAAAATGCGAAGTGTCGATGGCAAAAAGAAATGCACCATAAATTGGGTATGAGTTTTGGGGGTATATAAAACCATCAGGCACCAGAGGCAGCTGATGGGTGCCCTAGGGTCCATAGACGTCGGCAGCATCTGGGCGCCTACACAGTGTGCCTACGCCTCGTGGGCCACCCTAGGTATTGGACTTTGGTCCTCCGGTGTCGTGAAATTTCCTACCAGGTTTTGTTGGAATTTTCACGAAGCTTTGGTTTTTCTTCTTCTAAAATTCAAAAATAACCAGAAAAAAGGAACTGGATTTATAGGACAATGCATACTTCAAGGATTATAGGCATGAAACATACAAAACAAattagataccttggagacgtatcaacatcatGTGCTCGACCTCGAGCATGAAgatgataaaaaaatattttttgtgtCTAAATGCTACCTATCATGAACTTGATTAACTGATGTAAACACATTTAGCAAGTCTAAACCAATAATAAAGATGTTTGAAAATGGTTTATATTAAAATATTAAACTACCTCAATGCATATAAAATAAGTTCTCACATATTCTTTGATAGCCAAGCACGAGTATTGGTATGCTTTCCTGTTGTGATCAGTAGTCCACTGGAGTCTCCAGAATCATAAGAGATTTTTCCCTTGTGATTAGAAACGTAGTTAGTGTTGGATGTGTGTGTTTGCACTTCTATTGCATTGCATGTGCTGCTCTCCATGCACTACTACTTGTTTATTATTGGCATGCTTTCCTGTTTTCATGAAGAGGAGTTCATTGGAGATGGTACTAGTACTCCGTAAGAGATATTTCCCTTGATTAGAAAAGTAGTTAGTACCGAGAGCAAGCTGTATTCATTTCCAATCTGGCAATGTAGGTTTGTTTTTTTGAGAGCAAATTGGCAATATTTCATCTGAAGTTTGGTTTATCTACATTCTGTAGAAGTTTTTGGGTTTTGGAACTCATAGGTCCTTGTTGGACTGTTGTAACTTGTAATATATGAAGGGCCATGAACCTCGTCTCACTTATTTTGTTAGCATTTGTTCTTCTTGTTGTGTTCATTAGAGATACCTGATGTGGTTGTTTAAATATTACATGAGAGCATATCCAGAGAAAAAGAAATCCTGGAACTCACTGTTATTACAGGCCGAGGGAACCTGATACACTGAAGGATCATGTGGAGTTGGTTGATAAGATGAAGGGTCTTGATATAGAGACCATCCAGCAGTCTGTACACAGTGTCTCCTCTGTCATGACTGCCTCTTTAGTACCACTAATTAGGTAAGACCCTGGTCTCTCCAGTCCTTCCTCCTTTGTTTGCTTTTGGACCTAGCCGTTGATCTATAGTCATACTGTGCATGCCATGGTCATTAAGCCGATGATATGGTGCTTCTTTGTTCGTGATCCATGGCCTATTTTGTTGCTAGGGTACGATTTGGCTTGTGGGGTGGTCATATAGCGAACATTCTTTTGTGATAGTGGTTCTAAAAAAATCTCGTTAATGGCTTTGCCAAGTTTTTTTACTTATGAATGGCTATGAAATAGAGTAAAATGTTGACCTACTATGCTTGTAGGTTTGTACAAGAACAAAGTTGGTACTGTACTTAATCTTTGTGTTGCACTCTTTATATAACCTTGTCATATTCCTTACAAAGGGTGAAATATTCTAGCATGTAGAGAGTTAGAGCCAATTGAGATTTGATAAGCAACTGTAGAATCTCAAATGGTTGTAGCATCAAACTTGTTTTCTTCTTTTGTTGCTGCTCTGGGCTGTGTAGTGGTGCTGCTTTCTGTATAAAGTAGAGACTACTACATGCGAAAATGCGCTTTGGTGGTCGGGCTCCATGGGGCTCAGTTTTTTTTGAATGGAGCAATGGCAGCTCCACTTGAGTTACAAACTTATGATGCTTCTGTTTTCTTGAATTAATTTGCAATTATAGACATAGATTGTTAGATTCAATTGAGAGTTGAGAAGCAGCTGTAGAAGCTCAAATGTTTGTTCGTCAGCAGATAGAAAGTGGCTACATTAGTGTTCATAGCATATTCTGCATTTGAGTTCCATTCGTTGGTGATATACTCTTGTTATTATTCTGCACATACTATAGAAAAAATCTGATTCGAGGTGCTAGTTTCCATCCTTTGTTTAGTTAAAGTTGGATACACATACTATTTGAACAAAAACAGCGAGGCTTCCTATAACATTGGGTGTTCTGCTCCCTTAGTTTTTATTTTGCTTATTGTTAGATTCCTAGTGTGTCTCCCTAAAAAGACATGGCAATGTGGAGCGGATACACCGATACACTTCCAAAGTTGTCACCTGCAAGCTCACAGTAGGATAGGAAAATGTGAACAAAGTTCAGAAGTTATTTACAAGAATATCCGAGGAAAAGTGGTTTTGCATCTTGCAAATGAGCACCAAGTGGTTCAATTGAAagtctttgtttcttttttctgaATATGAATTTCACACTTCAATAGTGAATCAGTCCATTTACACAAGAAATCATAATCCCTGACTGAACTGATGCTTGTTATACCCTTATGGACCCTGCATTAGTCCATTTTCCACATGCTTGACGCAAAGCTGAATCAGTGTGCTAGTTTTCATACTTTGTTTGGTCGGTTTCGGATACACTTATACTGAACAAAAATAGTGAGCTTCCTATATACCTTTGGTGCTCTGCTCccttgtttttattttactttaatCGTTTAGATGCCTAGTATGTCTTGCCTCAAAAAGATGGAAATGCTTACTTCATTAGGATAGGAAATATAAAAAATGGCATGGATGATGTGTTTGACAACATTATATTAACTTATAAGATCTGCTTGTTGTTGCTAACATACTGTATATTGCACATGCTAGACAACTCCTGACCAACTTTTGTAGAAGTCTGCTCCAGTGATTAGAATGAATTTATTATGCTTGGTTTTGGTCTAGCTTTTTGAAAGGCGGTGACGCCTTTGTTTGGAACGATCGTTGAATCCCTGTGAGTGGTATGCAATGCCATTGCTTTTTTGAATGGTGGAGAGACTTTTGTTTGAGCTGGTGGTTGAATGCCTGTGAGTGGCATGGCAGGCGCAAAGGGTGTGGGCGGCGGTGGTCACAGCGGGTATAGCTCTCCATGTTTTCTGTGTCGGTGTGTTTGCACTTTTGGTGATTCCTATAACTGTCCATCCCTCTATGCGCTGCTCTCCAAGCATGAGTATTGGTACGCTTTCCTGTTGTGATCGATTAGAAACGTAGTTAGTGCTGGACGTGTGTGTTTTCACTTCTGTTGCATTGCATGTGCTGCTCTCCATGTACTACTACTTGTTTATGATTGGCATGCTTTCCTGTTGTCATGAAGAAGAGTTCCTTGGAGATGGTACTAGTACTCCGTAAAAGATATTTCCCTTGATTAgaaaatataagaccttttagagatttcaatatagactacattcggagcaaaatgagtgaactacacactaaaatgtgtctatGTACATTTGTATGTAATccgcattgaaatctctaaaaggtcttatatttagaaacagagagaGTAGTTAGTACCGAGAGCAAGCTGTATTTATTTCCAATCTGGCAATGTAGGTTTGTTTGCTTGAGAACAAATTGGCAATGTTTCAACTGAAGTTTGGTTTATCTACATTCTCTAGAAGTTTTTGGGTTTTGCAACTCACAGGTCCTTGTTGGACTGTTATAACTTGTATAATCTGAAGGGTGAACATCGTCTCACTTATTTTGTTAGCATCTGTTTATCTTGTTGTGTTCATTTGAGATACCTGACTTGGTTGTTTAAATATTACAGGAGACCATATCCAAAGAAAAAGAAATCCTGGAAGTCACTCTTGTTACATGCCGAGGGAACTTGATACACTCAAGGGTCATGTGGAGTTGGTCGATAAGCTGAAGGGTCTTGATATCGAGACCATCCAGCAGTCCGTACACGGTGTCTCCTTTGTCATGACTACCTCCTCAGTACCACTATACTTAGGTGAGTCCTTGGTCTCTCCAGTCCTTTCCCCTTTGTCTCCTTTGGGACCTAGCCTTTGATCTATGGCCACACTGTGCATGCTCTGGTCATTGAGCTGATGATATATTGCTTCTTAATTTGCTTGTGGTCTGTGGCCTATTTTGTTACTAGGGTACGGTTTGGGGGTGGTCATATGACCATACATGCTTTTGTGATAGTGGTTCTAAAAAACTCTTGTTAATGGCTATGCCAAGCTTTTTACTTGTTAATGGCTATCAAATAGAGTAAAATGTTAGActcctagcactacaaaaaaagacacatccgtgacattttgggccgaactaattttttttctgtcatacatatgacacttctatgacgataattgtgacaaaacccggtatcatcatagatgtggtgggctcctacttctatgacaaaaaatcatgacagaaaatgcgcttttcgtccttggcgggctggagacgcagctgcatgacattctttggaccgtccatgactgaaaaaaccgtggtagaagcgagggcgaggaaaatttcggggagttgccggttacggtgggaggtcgggggccgagcgatgcgcgtttctctcatacacgtacgcgcgtgtgtgcgaggcgttggctctaactgaacccgagtgaggcgttgggctctaactgaatccgagcgattgcactgcaggctacgcgttactaaacccgagcgaccgatcgatggctgttaactgaacccgatcgagcgattccttcgctactgctgctaactgaagccgatcgatgctgcctctgggatgaacagtgagcattgcgggggggtggatgaacagtgagcggtggcgttgcctctggatgaagaggaccccgtggtgtggagggctggatgaacagtagacgatggaggggtgcctgtcggtgttaaaaccggcggatctcgggtagggggtcccgaactgtgcgtctaggaggatggtaacaggagacaagggacacgatgttttacccaggttcgggccctcttgatggaggtaaaaccctacgtcctgctcgattaatattgatgatgtgtgttacaagagtagatctaccacgagatcaaggaggctaaaccctagaagctagcctatggtatgattgttgttcgtcctacggactaaagctatccggtttatatagacaccggagagggctagggttacacagagtcggttacaatggtaggagatctacatatccgtatcgccaagcttgccttccacgccaaggaaagtcccatccggacacgggacaaagtcttcaatcttgtatcttcgtagtcttggagtccggccgatgatgatagttcggctatccggacaccccctagtccaggactccctcagtagcc
This genomic window contains:
- the LOC123159320 gene encoding MADS-box transcription factor 34-like, with the protein product MARKKVTLRYILDKKSRCSTSKKRREGLRKKAEELAIMCNAKACVLVYGEGEAVPQVFPSPAEAVPILNRYKNMPEGNFKKTVNHEGFLNQHFDKLQAKGHKLQGVCEDNETRILLHKAMLRSNLSSLDGLNIEDLTNVGRKLEVILQSMGERITKISGQPPLFQPQEPYITNTMDMGSPAMYHTPPPAPYVTDYMHMKSPSTYQAPPPAPYITHNMDMGSSMMYPAASPVPYGTSGMDMGPPMMFKAPPQQQEDSLHMMRYGGDLNALVYSGHNSSGHNDTNTSIVFHSGDIHPKRSFEVGFGWQFGGADPEASSSSPFPPITLPKQSVRHSETTGKAYPTRNAKGAMENEVLNGLFNNITWDVASNSKHVIPPCFTNCKRACLKHGEGIYLVKC